The following proteins are co-located in the Candidatus Cloacimonas sp. genome:
- a CDS encoding iron-sulfur cluster assembly scaffold protein gives MQYSQKVLDHFMHPHNVGKMENPDAAATEGSPACGDQVTVYLKVNDETKTIEDISFLSYGCASNIATASIITDMAKGKTLEEAKKLTWRDAMDALDGLPPVKVHCSVLAADTLQSAISNYEIAHGLKEVPNFSKETIEQELKKIIYPQVGEDIIALKMVKYIGFKEGEVIIDMNIMKFDQWRDNIAEEIREHLQKYPEVKKITINFP, from the coding sequence ATGCAATATTCACAAAAGGTTTTAGACCACTTTATGCACCCCCATAATGTAGGCAAAATGGAAAATCCGGATGCTGCCGCTACAGAAGGAAGTCCCGCTTGCGGAGATCAGGTAACTGTGTATCTGAAAGTTAATGATGAAACCAAAACCATAGAAGATATCAGTTTCCTTTCTTATGGTTGCGCTTCCAATATTGCCACTGCTTCCATCATCACCGATATGGCAAAAGGCAAAACATTGGAAGAGGCAAAAAAATTAACCTGGCGTGACGCAATGGATGCTCTGGATGGACTTCCACCCGTTAAAGTTCACTGCAGTGTTTTGGCTGCCGATACATTACAATCCGCCATTTCCAATTATGAAATTGCTCACGGCTTGAAAGAAGTTCCCAATTTCAGCAAAGAGACCATTGAACAAGAATTGAAAAAAATCATTTATCCCCAAGTAGGAGAAGATATTATAGCGCTGAAAATGGTGAAATACATCGGCTTTAAAGAGGGAGAAGTGATAATTGATATGAACATTATGAAGTTTGATCAGTGGCGTGATAACATCGCAGAAGAAATAAGAGAACATCTGCAAAAATACCCGGAAGTGAAGAAAATTACTATCAACTTCCCATAA